Proteins found in one Miscanthus floridulus cultivar M001 chromosome 4, ASM1932011v1, whole genome shotgun sequence genomic segment:
- the LOC136551489 gene encoding ethylene-response factor C3-like: MEQYASYMFSGSMHSYGGGGAMARDAALDTGGDDMQRLLNELMLDMAAESGSFSDDMEAASSESSSSACSANSQAASRRPQQPDGDRTTSDNNKGSKKQQQPFIGVRKRPWGKFAAEIRDSTRKGARVWLGTFDSPEAAAMAYDQAAFSVRGAAAVLNFPVERVQESVRALALSSAAPAAGGSPVLALKRRHSIRKRSPNKNKKQQQQQVAVAVAAAPQQQPQPSRRAPGSVVELEDLGADYLDELLRVSSEFHWQ; encoded by the coding sequence ATGGAGCAGTACGCCTCCTACATGTTTAGCGGCAGCATGCATagctacggcggcggcggcgccatggccagggACGCGGCGTTGGACACCGGCGGGGACGACATGCAGCGTCTGCTCAACGAGCTGATGCTCGACATGGCCGCCGAGTCCGGCTCCTTCTCCGACGACATGGAGGCGGcctcctccgagtcctcgtcgtCCGCCTGCTCGGCCAACAGCCAGGCGGCCAGCCGGCGGCCGCAGCAGCCGGACGGCGACCGCACCACCAGCGATAACAACAAGGGTTccaagaagcagcagcagccctTCATCGGCGTGCGCAAGCGTCCCTGGGGCAAGTTCGCGGCCGAGATCCGCGACTCCACGCGCAAGGGCGCCCGTGTGTGGCTGGGCACCTTCGACAGCCCCGAGGCCGCCGCGATGGCCTACGACCAGGCCGCCTTCTCCGtgcgcggcgccgccgccgtgctcaaTTTCCCCGTGGAGCGCGTGCAGGAGTCGGTGCGCGCGCTGGCGCTCTCCTCCGCCGCCCCTGCCGCGGGCGGCTCCCCTGTCCTGGCGCTCAAGCGCCGCCACTCCATACGCAAGCGCTCCCCgaacaagaacaagaagcagcagcagcaacaggtggccgtggccgtggccgccgcaccacagcagcagccgcagcccAGCCGCCGTGCCCCTGGCAGCGTTGTGGAGCTGGAGGACCTCGGCGCCGATTACCTTGACGAGCTCCTCCGGGTGTCGTCCGAGTTCCATTGGCAATAA